One region of Methanomicrobiales archaeon genomic DNA includes:
- the cas10 gene encoding type III-B CRISPR-associated protein Cas10/Cmr2: MTDAKRLQFSLGPVQGFIAQGRRTRDLWSGSYLLSYLSGCAMAGVRRGGGRISVPDVRKDLRKDLLLQWIAAGGDGPGEPPRIGTLPNKFEAEIPDTVSVEDAAKMAVDGINTAWNRIALTVWDRYLGRIAEECGKGTEEIWNRQVRNFWEISWIAGDSGDMEARKNWRIYRNRERYTPTIEGGDHCTIMSEWQELSGFMRAWERQKQDRFWKRVRENIPGMVLREDERLCAIAFIKRLFPEVSKEAIGWDVNAERWPSTTYMAAIPWLKRGVQECADLAKAFAENALLKGQRAEREGLAEQFFEKAAKEHLFLNLDANYYYKETLSLPRRTPLEGTSREGEEPETVKRERKDLLGQLARICEALGTGPSPFYAMLAMDGDRIGELIERHTDRTSRATTEFSSEVGEIVRSYSGALVYAGGDDLLAMLPLRDALQCACHLHTRFSQCFEKVQIGEATVSAALVFAHYQVPLSSVLEEVRELLDGVAKERNGRNSLAISVVKNSGKYCEWVQVWDGVAKKNGIRDEILLESLADDFRQRNELSASFFFRMRDLIVSLVTDARWSPGQILPLWESISGKELKDLIVSEYIDAGEHRRENDTQKHDELLMRASRQMERLLAVSRRHRNGEAPETTTLSMDGLLLVKFLSTEGVRE, encoded by the coding sequence ATGACCGATGCAAAGAGACTCCAGTTCTCTCTCGGTCCCGTGCAGGGATTCATAGCCCAGGGACGGAGGACCCGGGATCTGTGGAGCGGTTCGTATCTGCTATCCTACCTCTCCGGCTGTGCGATGGCCGGAGTGCGAAGGGGTGGTGGCAGGATCTCTGTGCCGGATGTCAGAAAAGATCTCAGAAAAGATCTTCTTCTCCAGTGGATTGCAGCCGGGGGCGATGGACCGGGGGAGCCCCCTCGGATCGGCACCCTGCCCAACAAGTTCGAGGCGGAGATCCCCGATACGGTATCGGTAGAGGATGCTGCGAAGATGGCAGTTGACGGCATCAACACCGCCTGGAACAGGATCGCCCTGACAGTCTGGGACCGGTATCTCGGGAGGATCGCGGAAGAGTGCGGGAAGGGGACCGAAGAGATCTGGAACCGCCAGGTGAGGAATTTCTGGGAGATCTCCTGGATTGCAGGGGATTCCGGCGACATGGAGGCGCGGAAGAACTGGCGGATCTACAGGAACAGGGAGCGGTACACCCCGACAATCGAAGGGGGGGATCACTGCACCATCATGAGCGAGTGGCAGGAGCTCTCTGGTTTCATGCGCGCATGGGAGAGACAGAAACAGGATCGGTTCTGGAAACGAGTGCGGGAGAATATTCCGGGGATGGTCCTCCGAGAGGACGAGCGATTGTGCGCGATTGCGTTCATCAAACGCCTCTTCCCCGAGGTCTCAAAGGAGGCGATCGGTTGGGATGTGAATGCCGAACGATGGCCCTCTACCACGTATATGGCCGCCATCCCGTGGCTGAAGAGGGGGGTGCAGGAGTGTGCGGATCTGGCTAAGGCATTCGCAGAGAACGCTCTCCTGAAAGGGCAGCGAGCCGAACGCGAGGGGCTGGCGGAACAGTTCTTCGAAAAGGCCGCCAAGGAACATCTGTTCCTGAATCTGGACGCGAACTACTACTACAAGGAGACTCTCTCTCTCCCTAGGAGGACTCCGCTGGAAGGAACTTCACGAGAAGGGGAGGAGCCAGAAACCGTTAAAAGGGAGCGCAAAGACCTGCTGGGACAACTGGCACGCATCTGCGAAGCGCTCGGAACAGGCCCTTCCCCGTTCTATGCCATGCTCGCCATGGACGGGGATCGCATTGGTGAACTCATCGAGAGGCATACCGATAGGACCAGCAGGGCAACCACTGAGTTCTCGAGCGAGGTCGGAGAGATTGTTCGTTCATACAGTGGCGCACTCGTCTATGCGGGAGGGGACGATCTCCTCGCGATGCTCCCCCTGAGGGATGCCCTGCAATGCGCCTGTCACCTCCACACCCGGTTCTCCCAGTGTTTCGAGAAGGTACAGATCGGAGAGGCCACCGTGTCCGCCGCCCTCGTATTTGCACACTACCAGGTCCCTCTCAGCTCGGTGTTGGAAGAAGTTCGTGAACTTCTCGATGGGGTGGCCAAGGAGAGGAACGGGCGGAACAGCCTGGCGATCAGTGTAGTGAAGAACAGCGGCAAGTACTGTGAGTGGGTCCAGGTCTGGGACGGAGTGGCGAAAAAAAACGGGATCCGAGACGAGATCCTGCTCGAAAGTCTCGCAGACGATTTCAGACAGAGGAACGAACTCTCCGCCTCCTTCTTCTTCCGGATGCGGGATTTGATCGTGTCGCTCGTGACCGATGCACGATGGAGCCCCGGCCAGATTCTGCCATTATGGGAGTCCATTTCAGGGAAGGAACTGAAAGACCTCATCGTCTCCGAGTACATCGATGCAGGGGAGCACCGCCGCGAAAATGACACTCAGAAGCACGATGAGCTCCTGATGAGGGCTAGCAGGCAGATGGAGCGATTGCTCGCTGTGAGCAGGAGGCATCGGAATGGCGAAGCACCGGAGACTACGACACTCTCGATGGATGGTCTCCTTCTGGTAAAGTTTCTCTCCACGGAGGGGGTGCGTGAATGA
- the cmr1 gene encoding type III-B CRISPR module RAMP protein Cmr1 has product MIGEIELSGEKGDDGMIELEARFRVVTPLFMGGADPMRTELRLSGIKGVLRFWWRALAWCEHEGSLKRIREEEGEIFGSAEKGQSCAIMRLIVNKNEKNPEIQGPGLRYLGYGLFEQKENRERIPSPVSDFSVLFNIRQGKCRDLDAEYVREQLIRALKVMGLLGGIGARSRRGWGSLTLTGLIENGTNLFSPPEDLDTFKRCIQESIPFEKLSDELPPYTAFSQCTRIFSLDEGNQALGVLNRVGENMVEYRGGNRRRGENRRFSRDTSLMKSIATRVIKESDIERLQNNPKQNHPERATFGLPHNYYFKKDKIELRVSPENHERRASPLFIHIHELTRAKYIAVASLIPAKFLPDEGKIRIARIMKEEGDGSEERNDLVVPFSDGNFRVIHEFLEDYKKSCIFPPGGS; this is encoded by the coding sequence ATGATTGGGGAGATCGAACTGTCGGGAGAGAAAGGAGATGATGGAATGATCGAACTGGAGGCGAGATTCAGGGTCGTGACGCCGCTGTTCATGGGCGGCGCGGATCCGATGAGGACTGAGTTGAGATTATCGGGAATAAAAGGTGTGCTGCGGTTCTGGTGGCGGGCACTGGCGTGGTGCGAACATGAAGGTTCTCTCAAACGGATTCGAGAGGAAGAGGGCGAGATCTTCGGGAGCGCAGAGAAGGGCCAGTCATGTGCGATCATGCGGCTGATTGTGAATAAGAATGAGAAGAATCCGGAGATTCAAGGACCGGGTTTGAGATATCTGGGCTACGGATTGTTCGAGCAGAAGGAGAATCGCGAACGAATCCCCAGTCCTGTTTCGGATTTTTCGGTCCTGTTCAACATCCGCCAGGGTAAATGCCGGGACCTTGATGCCGAGTATGTTCGGGAGCAACTGATTAGGGCACTGAAGGTGATGGGTCTTCTCGGAGGCATTGGAGCACGTTCCCGTCGTGGATGGGGTTCGCTGACACTGACGGGGCTGATCGAGAACGGTACAAACCTGTTTTCTCCGCCTGAAGATCTCGACACCTTCAAGAGATGCATCCAAGAATCCATTCCTTTCGAGAAGCTTTCTGATGAGCTCCCTCCCTATACAGCATTCAGCCAATGTACAAGGATATTTTCTCTGGATGAGGGAAATCAGGCCCTAGGCGTCCTGAATCGGGTTGGAGAAAATATGGTCGAATATCGTGGCGGTAACAGGAGGAGAGGAGAGAATAGAAGATTTTCCAGAGATACATCCCTCATGAAAAGCATCGCCACCAGAGTGATCAAAGAATCCGATATTGAACGACTTCAGAACAATCCGAAGCAGAACCATCCTGAGCGTGCCACTTTTGGCCTTCCGCATAATTATTACTTTAAAAAAGACAAAATTGAGTTGCGAGTCAGCCCGGAGAATCATGAACGACGTGCAAGCCCGCTGTTCATTCACATCCATGAACTCACCCGGGCAAAGTACATCGCAGTAGCCTCTCTAATCCCGGCCAAATTCCTCCCAGATGAGGGAAAAATCCGTATAGCACGGATAATGAAGGAAGAAGGGGACGGGAGCGAAGAGCGAAATGATCTGGTTGTCCCTTTCAGTGACGGTAATTTCCGAGTGATTCATGAGTTTTTAGAGGACTACAAAAAAAGTTGCATCTTTCCTCCTGGGGGATCGTGA